From Fundulus heteroclitus isolate FHET01 chromosome 5, MU-UCD_Fhet_4.1, whole genome shotgun sequence, a single genomic window includes:
- the notum2 gene encoding carboxylesterase notum2, with product MKILGHVTFFLLLGGIWAQNNRNAKANGKPAKRGGGTQAGDAGQSTPMADASQGSSRSSGRPAEPRPESAAGTRATGQQTDEMRLQFLRSAQVTCNDGSAAGFYLKEFRGSRRWLLFLEGGWCCYSKETCDSRYQNIPRLMSSSGWPQTKRGTGILSSQAEENPHWHNANLVFIPYCSSDVWSGMGPAPTPPPRTRQGKEKVRERSINATEYSFMGSLIIREVIKDLIPKGIKQAKVVMLAGTSAGATGVLLNIERVASQLEQLGTEAQVRGLVDSGWFLESKQQRSPNCPETVSCTPEDAIKIGLRLWNGVVPDRCRQLYKRGEEWQCFFGHRLYSTLTSPLFIVQWLFDEEQLRVENIYMGGQSLSEEQWQYIQNLGLEIKNSLRDVTAVFAPSCLSHTVITKSNWMSFQVKGTSLPRALQCWDRSLDATRNNRTPAKGCPFHLVDTCQWPQCNPTCPALVDRATQQELTLLQMLVAMGLDPQRLGLDPEGEADSMASVISNGG from the exons ATGAAGATACTTGGCCACGTGACCTTCTTCCTTTTGCTCGGGGGAATCTGGGCTCAGAACAACCGTAACGCTAAAGCGAATGGGAAACCGGCGAAGAGGGGCGGCGGGACCCAAGCAGGTGATGCTGGCCAGTCCACCCCCATGGCTGATGCTTCTCAAGGGAGCAGCAGGAGCTCTGGGAGGCCAGCCGAACCGAGACCGGAGAGTGCCGCAGGAACCCGTGCAACTGGACAACAGACGGATGAGATGAGGCTGCAGTTCCTCAGGAGCGCCCAGGTGACGTGCAATGACGGATCCGCGGCCGG GTTCTACCTAAAGGAATTCAGAGGGAGCCGCAGATGGCTGTTATTTCTGGAAG gtgGCTGGTGCTGCTACAGCAAAGAGACCTGTGATTCCAGGTACCAAAATATCCCCCGACTAATGAGCTCATCGGGGTGGCCTCAAACTAAAAGAG GGACTGGAATATTGTCATCTCAAGCAGAAGAAAACCCACACTGGCATAATGCAAACCTTGT ATTCATCCCATACTGTTCCAGTGATGTATGGAGCGGAATGGGCCCTGCCCCAACGCCCCCTCCGAGAACAAGACAAGGAAAAGAGAAAGTCAGAGAAAGAAGCATAAATGCAA CTGAGTACTCTTTCATGGGGTCCCTTATTATCCGGGAGGTCATCAAAGATCTCATCCCCAAAGGAATCAAGCAGGCCAAAGTTGTCATGCTAGCTGGCACCAG TGCTGGTGCAACAGGTGTTTTGCTCAACATCGAGAGGGTTgccagccagctggagcagctgggCACAGAGGCGCAGGTGCGGGGCCTGGTGGATTCTGGCTGGTTTCTGGAGAGTAAGCAGCAGCGTTCCCCCAACTGCCCCGAGACTGTCTCCTGCACACCTGAAGACGCGATCAAGATCGGACTCAG GTTGTGGAATGGGGTGGTGCCAGATCGGTGTCGGCAGCTCTACAAGAGAGGGGAGGAATGGCAGTGTTTCTTCGGTCACAGACTTTACTCCACTTTGACCT CTCCCCTCTTCATCGTGCAGTGGCTGTTTGACGAGGAGCAGCTGAGGGTGGAAAACATCTACATGGGAGGCCAGAGTCTGTCTGAGGAGCAGTGGCAGTACATCCAGAATCTGGGCTTGGAGATCAAAAACTCCCTGAGAGATGTGAC agCGGTATTTGCTCCCTCTTGTCTCTCACACACAGTCATCACCAAAAG CAACTGGATGAGCTTCCAAGTTAAAGGCACATCTCTGCCACGGGCCCTCCAATGCTGGGACAGAAGTCTGGACGCAACTCGGAACAACAGAACCCCAGCTAAAGGCTGCCCTTTCCACCTGGTGGACACCTGCCAGTGGCCCCAGTGTAACCCCACCTGTCCAGCTTTGGTGGATCGGGCCACCCAGCAGGAGCTTACTTTGCTCCAGATGCTGGTTGCCATGGGCCTTGACCCACAGAGGCTCGGCTTGGATCCCGAGGGAGAAGCAGATTCTATGGCCAGCGTGATCAGTAATGGAGGCTAA
- the rps15a gene encoding 40S ribosomal protein S15a gives MFFPQCTAVSFYFLFPPYCRTGIMVRMNVLADALKSINNAEKRGKRQVLIRPCSKVIVRFLTVMMKHGYIGEFEIIDDHRAGKIVVNLTGRLNKCGVISPRFDLQLKDLEKWQNNLLPSRQFGYIVLTTSAGIMDHEEARRKHTGGKILGFFF, from the exons ATGTTTTTCCCACAATGCACCGCCGTTTCTTTCTACTTCCTCTTTCCGCCATATTGCAGAACCG GCATCATGGTGCGCATGAACGTTCTGGCAGATGCTCTGAAAAGCATCAACAATGCTGAGAAGCGTGGGAAACGCCAGGTCCTCATCAGGCCCTGCTCCAAGGTTATTGTGCGCTTTCTAACCGTCATGATGAAGCACG GTTACATTGGTGAGTTTGAGATCATTGACGACCACAGAGCCGGGAAAATCGTTGTGAATCTCACAGGCAGGctgaacaag TGCGGTGTGATTAGTCCACGTTTTGATCTTCAGCTCAAGGATCTTGAGAAGTGGCAGAACAACCTGCTGCCATCTCGACAGTTTGG ATACATTGTGCTGACCACCTCAGCTGGCATCATGGACCACGAAGAGGCCAGACGGAAACACACAGGAGGCAAAATCCTTGGattctttttctaa